A single genomic interval of Fretibacterium sp. OH1220_COT-178 harbors:
- a CDS encoding ABC transporter ATP-binding protein, protein MSNTVIKIEGLGKKYLLAHRSPQRYIALRDVLVDRVKGLGRRIRHPFSGGTGGGNPALEEFWALSDLSFDVKEGERVGIIGRNGAGKSTLLKILSRITEPTTGRVSLKGRVASLLEVGTGFHPELTGRENIYLNGAILGMSKAEIRRNFDAIVDFAGVEKFLDTPVKRYSSGMYVRLAFAVAAHLDTEILMIDEVLAVGDAEFQKKCMGKMDEVSHKQGRTILFVSHNMSAVSQLCNRVVCLDRGRVALDTPDVSAGVREYLNVSREATEVAEWRNPGDLFENPWFKPLRFGLYGEDGKAVSGAVERKDKVWVEIEGVAEIPDPALEVGYALYDENGTLLWYSYQTDQMGTEGELPVLEGLCQVSVRLPTSMLNNGVYQVRLRAYLFQREMLVEPSRAPAFAFEISGRFCMSPYAPEKRLGAFVFEDWWSLKTTRDQFVENKL, encoded by the coding sequence ATGTCGAACACGGTCATCAAGATCGAGGGATTGGGAAAGAAGTATCTGCTGGCGCATAGGTCGCCCCAGCGTTATATCGCGCTGCGCGATGTCCTGGTCGATCGGGTCAAGGGGCTGGGACGGCGCATTCGCCATCCTTTTTCCGGGGGAACAGGAGGGGGGAACCCCGCCCTGGAGGAGTTCTGGGCCTTGTCGGACCTCTCCTTCGACGTGAAGGAGGGGGAGCGCGTCGGGATCATCGGGCGCAACGGGGCGGGAAAGTCGACGTTGCTCAAGATCCTGAGCCGCATCACGGAGCCCACGACCGGACGCGTGTCCCTGAAAGGGCGCGTCGCGAGCCTGCTGGAGGTGGGGACGGGCTTTCATCCCGAGCTGACCGGTCGCGAGAACATCTATCTGAACGGCGCCATCCTCGGGATGAGCAAGGCGGAGATCCGAAGGAATTTCGACGCCATCGTGGACTTCGCGGGGGTGGAGAAGTTTCTGGACACGCCCGTCAAGCGCTACTCCAGCGGGATGTACGTGCGCCTGGCCTTCGCCGTGGCCGCTCACCTGGACACGGAGATCCTGATGATCGACGAGGTCCTCGCGGTGGGGGACGCGGAGTTTCAGAAGAAGTGCATGGGCAAGATGGACGAGGTGAGCCACAAGCAGGGCCGAACGATCCTGTTCGTGAGCCACAACATGAGTGCCGTCTCCCAGCTCTGCAACCGGGTGGTGTGTCTGGACCGGGGCCGGGTGGCGCTCGACACGCCGGATGTCTCCGCGGGGGTGCGGGAATACCTGAACGTCTCCAGGGAAGCCACTGAGGTCGCCGAGTGGAGGAACCCGGGCGACCTTTTCGAGAACCCCTGGTTCAAGCCGCTGCGCTTCGGGCTCTATGGGGAGGACGGAAAGGCGGTTTCGGGAGCCGTCGAACGCAAGGACAAGGTCTGGGTGGAGATCGAGGGAGTGGCGGAAATACCGGATCCGGCGTTGGAGGTCGGCTACGCCCTTTATGACGAAAACGGAACTCTGCTTTGGTACAGTTATCAGACGGATCAAATGGGAACCGAAGGCGAATTGCCTGTTTTGGAAGGTCTTTGTCAAGTAAGTGTACGGTTGCCGACATCAATGCTGAATAATGGAGTTTACCAAGTAAGGCTCCGCGCTTATTTGTTTCAAAGAGAAATGCTTGTGGAACCCTCACGGGCTCCAGCGTTTGCTTTTGAAATTTCTGGTCGGTTTTGTATGTCGCCCTATGCCCCGGAGAAGAGACTAGGCGCTTTTGTTTTTGAGGATTGGTGGTCCTTAAAAACGACAAGAGATCAATTTGTTGAAAATAAATTATAA
- a CDS encoding glycosyltransferase, with protein sequence MVKLKDSLAPVVLFVYNRPEHTRKTVEALLANRLAPQSRLFVFSDGAKNDLARPAVEAVRRYVDSIEGFASIEVIKRFENQGLAASVISGVTQVVEEYGEVIVLEDDMVTVPHFLDHMNEGLDLYRDDADVATIQGHIYPLGLPSLPQSYFLPSLGCWGWGTWSRAWRDFEPDGSRLLARIRSENSSFKFDLGGHYPYTRLLKQQALGKVDSWAIRWYATNFLLDRKGLYPSKSLLENIGFDGTGVHCSAPDSRGALFNGELAGAHEPLKKVRVQVDGEILRAVGRALNRMLPPPLWVRALRKLCRLLMGAEGAK encoded by the coding sequence ATGGTCAAGCTGAAGGACTCTCTTGCGCCGGTAGTCCTCTTTGTCTACAACCGTCCCGAGCACACGCGCAAAACGGTCGAGGCCTTGCTCGCGAATCGCCTGGCGCCACAAAGCCGTTTGTTTGTCTTCTCCGATGGGGCCAAGAATGACCTGGCTCGGCCCGCGGTGGAGGCGGTTCGGCGGTACGTCGATTCCATAGAGGGCTTTGCCTCCATCGAGGTGATTAAAAGGTTTGAAAATCAAGGGCTTGCCGCCTCGGTAATTTCCGGGGTCACTCAGGTCGTGGAGGAGTACGGTGAGGTCATCGTGCTGGAGGACGATATGGTGACGGTCCCGCACTTCCTCGATCACATGAATGAGGGGTTGGACCTTTACCGGGACGATGCGGATGTTGCCACGATTCAGGGGCATATCTATCCGCTGGGCCTTCCCTCTTTGCCGCAGAGCTATTTTCTGCCCTCCCTGGGGTGTTGGGGATGGGGGACTTGGAGCCGGGCCTGGCGGGATTTTGAGCCGGACGGCTCGCGGTTGCTGGCGCGCATCCGTTCCGAAAATTCGTCCTTCAAATTTGATCTGGGTGGCCATTATCCTTATACGCGGCTTTTGAAACAGCAGGCACTGGGGAAGGTCGACTCCTGGGCGATACGCTGGTACGCGACGAATTTTCTTCTGGACCGAAAGGGCCTGTATCCCTCGAAATCCCTGCTGGAGAACATCGGTTTTGACGGAACGGGAGTTCACTGTAGTGCCCCGGATTCGAGAGGAGCCCTTTTCAATGGAGAGCTGGCAGGTGCTCATGAACCGCTGAAAAAGGTTCGTGTTCAGGTTGATGGGGAGATCCTGCGAGCGGTCGGACGTGCGCTGAACAGAATGCTGCCTCCGCCCTTATGGGTTCGTGCCCTGCGCAAGCTTTGCCGTCTTCTGATGGGGGCGGAGGGAGCTAAGTGA
- a CDS encoding FkbM family methyltransferase produces MLGKFPLRSFLKKVAWRLYAWAENLNDCNFESNGEGYFLSHLPFEEQKEPFIFFDVGANMGKYSQMLLKQFPDAEGHLFEPLPSCAAELRDVFIDNKTVHINEAAVSDEEETRSLWFADPQNTLASFYRRDPASCGVDANSFLEVKTITLESYIKSHGIKHIHLLKVDVEGHELKVLEGLGGFLRPDFIDLIQFEYGGAGIDSMTSLRSLYRLFESRGFIVCKLMPKGLCRRCYYPVMDNFQYSNYVAVSMSLPGIK; encoded by the coding sequence ATGCTTGGAAAATTTCCCCTGCGTTCTTTTTTAAAAAAAGTGGCTTGGCGCTTGTATGCATGGGCCGAAAACCTTAACGACTGTAATTTTGAGAGTAACGGAGAAGGGTATTTTCTGTCGCATTTACCGTTTGAGGAACAAAAGGAACCTTTTATTTTTTTTGATGTTGGCGCTAATATGGGGAAATACTCCCAAATGCTTTTGAAGCAGTTTCCCGATGCAGAAGGACATCTTTTTGAGCCGTTGCCAAGTTGCGCTGCTGAGTTGCGTGATGTCTTTATCGACAACAAAACGGTGCACATCAATGAAGCTGCTGTTTCCGATGAGGAGGAAACTCGGTCACTTTGGTTTGCGGACCCGCAGAATACTTTGGCCTCTTTTTATCGAAGAGATCCTGCCTCGTGTGGGGTTGATGCGAATTCTTTTTTGGAGGTAAAAACAATCACGCTTGAGAGTTACATCAAGTCTCATGGGATCAAACATATCCATTTGCTGAAAGTGGACGTTGAAGGGCATGAATTGAAGGTCTTGGAGGGGCTGGGAGGTTTTCTGCGCCCAGATTTCATCGATCTGATTCAGTTCGAATATGGGGGGGCCGGTATCGATTCGATGACCTCTTTGCGGTCTCTTTATAGACTGTTTGAATCCAGAGGCTTCATAGTTTGTAAGCTCATGCCGAAGGGACTTTGTCGAAGATGCTATTATCCAGTCATGGATAATTTTCAGTACTCTAACTATGTTGCTGTCTCGATGTCTTTGCCAGGCATTAAATAG